The following are encoded together in the Pseudodesulfovibrio indicus genome:
- a CDS encoding NFACT RNA binding domain-containing protein, giving the protein MEANFFRFLCAGLAPALTGRRIDKVFGPAPGVWVLDIQNPGHPLHLIFRPARPAGHLFLSNTKPVNPQTAPAMAMWFRKRLRNRKILGAVADWPSLRLALHLSPRTDPDGKTFLLFDCRSGMSLEDELPAGFGDAPDWPALEDVLGDPDIWREYPHISPPLRQALAALPEDQAHALYFNVATGSSETFHLARQGDGWAAPLAWPATRDAETFESALEAATAYGERDLFPMLEMEEDKGQTLQLKRLRKKVKRNLARLDEEEGRLSALLDEQVRAEALQAELYRFKDAEGLESVDVAHPEHGPMTVPLNPHLSPTENMERYFKLASKAQRGFPHVARRRAELLEQLARIDEGSLTPQPAPGKAADGSEGPAALPKRFRGLAVSLFRTTDGFTVIRGKNKKANHDILSKAASPFDYWFHVEDGPSSHVILKRDHPGQAVPEQSLVQAAVLCGLKSYRKDDGKADVMYALVKDVRKVKGFNLGQVAVDRKEGTLRVDLDPGLETSLARPVDL; this is encoded by the coding sequence ATGGAAGCCAACTTTTTCCGCTTCCTCTGCGCCGGACTTGCGCCCGCTCTTACTGGCCGCCGGATCGACAAGGTATTCGGCCCGGCCCCCGGCGTATGGGTGCTCGACATCCAGAACCCGGGCCACCCCCTGCATCTGATATTCAGGCCCGCCCGACCGGCGGGCCATTTATTTCTGTCCAACACCAAGCCGGTCAACCCGCAGACCGCCCCGGCCATGGCCATGTGGTTCCGCAAGCGGCTGAGAAACCGCAAGATACTGGGCGCGGTGGCCGACTGGCCCTCCCTGCGCCTGGCCCTGCACCTCTCCCCGCGCACCGACCCGGACGGCAAGACTTTCCTGCTTTTCGACTGCCGCAGCGGGATGTCCCTTGAGGACGAATTGCCCGCCGGGTTCGGCGACGCGCCGGACTGGCCCGCCCTGGAGGACGTCCTGGGCGACCCGGACATCTGGCGCGAATACCCGCACATCTCCCCGCCCCTGCGCCAGGCCCTGGCCGCGCTGCCCGAGGACCAGGCCCACGCGCTGTATTTCAACGTGGCCACCGGTTCGTCCGAGACCTTCCACCTGGCCCGCCAGGGCGACGGATGGGCCGCGCCCCTGGCCTGGCCCGCGACCAGGGACGCCGAGACCTTCGAGTCCGCCCTGGAGGCGGCCACGGCCTACGGCGAACGCGACCTGTTCCCCATGCTGGAAATGGAGGAGGACAAGGGACAGACCCTCCAGCTCAAGCGGCTGCGCAAGAAGGTGAAGCGCAACCTGGCCCGGCTGGACGAGGAGGAGGGGCGGCTGAGCGCGCTGCTCGACGAACAGGTCCGGGCCGAGGCGTTGCAGGCCGAGCTGTACCGGTTCAAGGACGCCGAGGGGCTGGAGTCCGTGGACGTGGCCCACCCCGAGCACGGCCCCATGACCGTACCGCTGAATCCGCACCTCTCGCCCACCGAAAACATGGAGCGCTATTTCAAGCTGGCGTCCAAGGCGCAGCGCGGGTTCCCCCACGTGGCCCGCCGCCGCGCCGAGCTGCTCGAGCAGCTCGCCCGCATCGACGAAGGCAGCCTGACCCCGCAGCCCGCGCCCGGCAAGGCAGCCGACGGCTCCGAAGGCCCCGCCGCCCTGCCCAAGCGGTTCCGGGGGCTGGCCGTCAGCCTGTTCCGCACCACGGACGGGTTCACCGTCATCCGGGGCAAGAACAAGAAGGCCAACCACGACATCCTGAGCAAGGCCGCCTCGCCCTTCGACTACTGGTTCCACGTGGAGGACGGCCCCAGCTCCCACGTCATCCTCAAGCGCGACCACCCCGGCCAGGCGGTCCCGGAGCAGAGCCTGGTCCAGGCCGCCGTGCTCTGCGGACTGAAGAGCTACCGCAAGGACGACGGTAAGGCGGACGTCATGTACGCCCTGGTCAAGGACGTGCGCAAGGTCAAGGGATTCAACCTCGGCCAGGTGGCCGTGGACCGCAAGGAAGGCACCCTGCGCGTGGACCTGGACCCCGGCCTGGAGACCTCCCTGGCCCGCCCCGTCGATTTATAA
- the dksA gene encoding RNA polymerase-binding protein DksA — protein MEANDLKYFKETLNGMLDDILKKSEATIEDMTESGEVYADPADRATAESDRAFTLRLRDRERKLIKKIQKAINRIDDGEFGLCQECGDDISIPRLKARPMTTLCINCKSKQEEDEAVRGD, from the coding sequence ATGGAAGCGAATGATCTGAAGTACTTCAAGGAAACCCTTAACGGCATGCTCGACGACATCCTCAAGAAGAGCGAGGCTACCATTGAGGACATGACCGAGTCGGGCGAAGTCTACGCCGATCCCGCTGACCGGGCCACGGCCGAGAGCGACCGCGCGTTCACCCTGCGGCTGCGCGACCGCGAACGCAAGCTGATCAAGAAGATTCAGAAGGCCATCAACCGCATCGACGACGGCGAGTTCGGCCTCTGCCAGGAATGCGGCGACGACATCTCCATCCCGCGCCTCAAGGCCCGGCCCATGACCACGCTCTGCATCAACTGCAAGAGCAAACAGGAAGAAGACGAGGCCGTTCGCGGCGACTAG